One window from the genome of candidate division KSB1 bacterium encodes:
- a CDS encoding cbb3-type cytochrome c oxidase subunit I gives MHTIVRRYIRTSVAFLIAGLIVGIWMEVARDVLGRYPDTDHITAHTHLILIGFVMGMILGVAQWMFPRPEPGSRYSPNLAMAIYYLFTVSTSLRGLAEVLKPLLNVPWLGYLAMTGGAGQTVAFVLFFYNMWPRVRPLGSQFREARGEKF, from the coding sequence ATGCATACGATTGTACGCAGATATATACGTACCAGCGTGGCCTTTCTGATCGCCGGGCTCATTGTAGGGATCTGGATGGAGGTGGCTCGAGACGTTCTTGGCCGCTATCCCGACACAGACCACATCACTGCGCACACGCATCTCATCCTCATAGGCTTCGTGATGGGCATGATTCTCGGAGTGGCTCAGTGGATGTTTCCACGCCCGGAGCCAGGCTCGCGGTATAGTCCCAACCTAGCTATGGCTATTTATTACCTTTTCACTGTCAGCACGTCCCTTCGGGGGCTGGCCGAGGTGCTTAAGCCCTTGCTCAACGTGCCTTGGCTGGGATACCTCGCCATGACAGGAGGAGCTGGGCAGACCGTGGCCTTCGTGTTGTTCTTCTACAATATGTGGCCGCGGGTACGGCCGCTGGGTAGCCAGTTTCGGGAAGCCAGGGGAGAGAAGTTCTGA
- a CDS encoding multiheme c-type cytochrome, producing the protein MRNPKLLLIVGALLISCPSSEVFGSGEPCVSCHSRPDVTPTQVRDWQVSRHAQSGVTCEICHSAEHRSVDDAAKAKLPTPEVCANCHPEQVEQFRRGKHALAWTAMEAMPATHYQPMELTVGVKGCGGCHKIGLKSEAKIRELKGQGFQHGVASCDACHTRHSFSVAEAKEPEACATCHMGFDHPQWEMYSTSKHGIRYQLRRAGKLPPDAAAPTCQTCHMPGGDHEVRTAWGFLALRLPLPEDRKWADDRVTVLKGLGVLSPDGSPTARLEAVKLADMARLDQASWDRERGRILNVCSQCHSRSFAQNELEKADHLIRSADSLMAEGVRTVADLYARGKLKKPEPYAYPYPDLLFFHEARTPIEQDLFRMFLEHRMRTFQGAFHANPDYAFWYGWSEMVADLTRIREAAGTISSANPR; encoded by the coding sequence ATGAGAAATCCCAAGCTGCTGCTCATCGTCGGTGCGCTCCTGATCAGTTGCCCCTCGTCTGAAGTCTTCGGTTCGGGTGAGCCGTGCGTCTCGTGCCATTCACGACCGGATGTGACCCCGACACAGGTCAGGGACTGGCAGGTGTCAAGACATGCCCAGAGCGGGGTCACCTGCGAGATCTGTCACAGTGCCGAGCACCGATCGGTGGATGATGCTGCCAAGGCAAAACTCCCCACGCCTGAGGTTTGCGCCAACTGCCACCCCGAGCAGGTCGAGCAGTTTCGCCGGGGTAAGCACGCACTGGCGTGGACTGCCATGGAGGCTATGCCGGCGACTCACTATCAGCCGATGGAACTCACCGTTGGCGTGAAGGGCTGCGGCGGGTGCCACAAGATCGGGTTGAAGTCGGAAGCCAAGATCCGCGAGCTAAAAGGACAGGGGTTCCAGCACGGTGTGGCTAGCTGTGATGCTTGCCATACCCGCCACAGCTTTTCCGTAGCGGAAGCGAAAGAGCCTGAGGCCTGCGCCACCTGCCACATGGGTTTCGACCATCCCCAGTGGGAGATGTACAGCACCTCGAAGCACGGGATACGCTATCAATTGAGGCGGGCTGGAAAGCTACCTCCAGACGCCGCAGCGCCCACCTGCCAGACGTGCCATATGCCAGGTGGCGATCACGAGGTCCGGACGGCCTGGGGGTTCCTTGCCCTTCGTCTCCCCTTGCCCGAGGACAGGAAATGGGCCGACGACCGTGTCACTGTGCTGAAAGGGTTAGGCGTTCTAAGTCCCGATGGAAGCCCGACAGCCCGCTTGGAGGCTGTTAAGCTTGCGGATATGGCCCGTCTGGACCAGGCAAGCTGGGACCGCGAGAGAGGGCGCATATTGAACGTGTGCTCCCAGTGCCATTCGCGCTCCTTTGCCCAAAACGAGCTGGAGAAGGCGGATCACCTCATTCGGAGCGCCGACAGTTTGATGGCCGAGGGTGTTCGGACAGTGGCGGACCTGTACGCGCGGGGGAAACTGAAAAAGCCCGAGCCCTACGCCTATCCCTACCCGGACCTCCTTTTCTTCCACGAGGCGCGAACTCCCATCGAGCAGGACCTCTTCCGGATGTTTCTCGAGCACCGGATGCGCACATTCCAAGGTGCGTTTCACGCCAACCCCGACTACGCCTTCTGGTACGGATGGAGTGAGATGGTAGCTGACCTTACTCGAATCCGGGAGGCTGCCGGAACGATCTCGAGTGCCAATCCGCGGTAG